Proteins found in one Mesorhizobium sp. CAU 1732 genomic segment:
- a CDS encoding SDR family NAD(P)-dependent oxidoreductase encodes MTSRFFIFGAGYSGLAIAREAIEAGGMAAGTTRSPEKAKALGAAGVTPLLFDGTSLSPEIADALHETTHLVISIAPDHGMRGEGADSSQPRASVDPVLAVARDTIARSMPALRWVGYLSTVGVYGDHDGAWIDEDSACNPTSRRSQMRLEAENEWLALGKQTGLPVAILRLSGIYGPGRNGLVNLASGTAKRIIKPGQVFNRIHVGDIAGAAMLLAASESGGIFNVTDDEPAPPQDVVAYAASLMCAAPPPTIAFDEAEMTPMARSFYGENKRVSNARLRAAGYRFRFPDYRAALGDLWGTGRWRG; translated from the coding sequence GTGACAAGCCGATTCTTCATCTTCGGCGCGGGCTATTCCGGCCTTGCCATCGCACGCGAAGCCATCGAAGCGGGCGGCATGGCTGCCGGCACGACGCGGTCGCCGGAAAAGGCAAAAGCGCTCGGCGCCGCAGGCGTCACGCCGCTCCTGTTCGACGGGACGTCGCTGTCGCCGGAGATCGCGGATGCCTTGCACGAGACGACCCATCTGGTCATTTCGATCGCCCCGGATCACGGAATGCGTGGTGAAGGCGCCGATTCTTCACAGCCACGTGCATCGGTCGATCCGGTTCTGGCGGTCGCGCGCGATACGATCGCGCGTTCCATGCCCGCGCTGCGCTGGGTCGGCTACCTCTCGACCGTCGGGGTCTATGGCGATCATGACGGCGCGTGGATTGATGAGGACTCAGCGTGCAACCCCACGTCGCGCCGGTCGCAGATGCGGCTGGAGGCGGAAAACGAGTGGCTGGCGCTTGGCAAGCAGACCGGCCTGCCCGTCGCGATCCTGCGGCTCTCCGGCATCTACGGTCCCGGCCGAAACGGGCTCGTGAACCTCGCAAGCGGGACCGCGAAGCGGATCATCAAGCCGGGGCAGGTTTTCAACCGCATCCATGTCGGGGACATCGCCGGCGCAGCGATGCTGCTCGCCGCATCCGAATCAGGCGGTATCTTCAACGTCACCGACGACGAACCCGCCCCGCCGCAGGACGTCGTCGCCTATGCGGCGTCGCTCATGTGCGCCGCGCCACCGCCCACGATCGCCTTCGACGAGGCCGAGATGACGCCCATGGCGCGATCCTTCTACGGCGAGAACAAGCGCGTCTCGAATGCCCGCCTGAGGGCCGCGGGCTACCGAT
- the queG gene encoding tRNA epoxyqueuosine(34) reductase QueG: MTGLEPVRPDRLRDFLNREAGHLGFDVVAVTAPDATPLASQRLASAIDHGRHASMEWLAETAARRGDPRVLWPEVRSIVMLAMNYGPDENPLDLLERPDRAAISVYARHRDYHDVIKGRLKELAQKLASRSGADVKVFVDTAPVMEKPLAHAAGIGWQGKHTNLVSREFGSWLFLGSIFTTAELAPDIAETDHCGSCRACLDICPTDAFPAPYQLDARRCISYLTIEHKGPIPREFRAAIGNRIYGCDDCLAACPWNKFAQTASEAKLVARDDLREPRLADLISLDDGAFRALFSGSPVKRIGRDRFIRNVLIAAGNSGDPTLIPPVEPLLDDQSPLVRGAAVWALSRLLDNANFARAIGDRLHDEDDPAVLAEIDTAYTRETAGGLQ, from the coding sequence ATGACCGGCCTGGAACCCGTCCGACCGGACCGGCTTCGGGATTTTCTCAACCGCGAAGCAGGGCATCTCGGCTTCGACGTGGTCGCCGTGACCGCGCCCGACGCCACCCCGCTCGCTTCCCAGCGGCTGGCATCCGCAATCGATCACGGCCGCCACGCCTCGATGGAATGGCTGGCTGAGACGGCTGCGAGACGGGGCGATCCGCGCGTCTTGTGGCCCGAAGTCCGCTCGATCGTCATGCTGGCGATGAATTACGGCCCCGACGAAAACCCGCTCGATCTTCTGGAGAGGCCCGACCGCGCTGCGATTTCCGTCTATGCGCGCCATCGCGACTATCACGACGTCATCAAGGGCAGACTGAAGGAACTGGCGCAGAAACTGGCCTCGCGCTCGGGCGCCGACGTAAAAGTCTTCGTCGACACAGCGCCGGTGATGGAAAAGCCGCTCGCGCATGCGGCAGGCATCGGCTGGCAGGGAAAACACACGAATCTCGTCAGCCGCGAGTTCGGCTCGTGGCTGTTTCTCGGGTCGATCTTCACGACTGCGGAACTCGCGCCGGACATCGCGGAAACCGACCATTGCGGCTCCTGCCGCGCCTGCCTGGACATCTGTCCCACCGACGCCTTTCCCGCGCCCTACCAGCTCGATGCACGACGCTGCATCTCCTACCTCACCATCGAGCACAAGGGACCGATCCCGCGTGAATTCCGCGCCGCCATCGGCAACCGCATCTATGGCTGCGACGACTGCCTTGCCGCCTGTCCCTGGAACAAGTTCGCGCAAACCGCCTCCGAGGCGAAGCTCGTGGCGCGGGACGACCTGCGCGAGCCGCGCCTGGCCGACCTGATCTCGCTGGACGATGGGGCGTTCCGCGCGCTTTTCAGTGGATCGCCGGTCAAGCGCATCGGCCGCGACCGCTTCATCCGCAACGTTCTGATCGCTGCGGGAAATTCAGGCGACCCCACGCTCATTCCGCCCGTCGAACCGTTGCTGGACGATCAATCACCGCTGGTACGCGGCGCGGCCGTCTGGGCGCTGTCGCGATTGCTGGACAACGCAAATTTCGCGCGTGCCATCGGTGACCGTCTTCACGACGAGGACGATCCGGCTGTCCTGGCCGAAATCGATACTGCGTACACACGTGAAACTGCCGGAGGACTTCAGTGA